In the genome of Juglans microcarpa x Juglans regia isolate MS1-56 chromosome 6S, Jm3101_v1.0, whole genome shotgun sequence, the window AAGGAACAAAGCCCTTCAATCTTTAGTCCTTTGATAAAGAAAGCAGAGGACTTAGCATTCTTGGAGAAAGAAGATGGCCTAGCCTCGTTGGAAATCATAGGAAGAGGAGGTTGTGGAGAGGTTTACAAGGCTGAATTGCCCGGAAGCGACGGGAAAATGATTGCCATAAAGAAGATAACTCAACCTCCAAAAGATGCGGCAGAATTGACAGAGGAAGACAGTAAGCTTCTGAACAAGAAAATGCGTCAAATTCGATCAGAGATAAACACAGTCGGTCAAATTAGACACCGGAATCTTCTTCCTCTGTTGGCCCATCTGAGTCGCCCTGATTGCCATCTCCTCGTGTATGAACACATGAAGAATGGTAGTTTACAGGACATGCTGAATGATGTTTCAAGAGGGATTAAAGAATTGGACTGGCTTGCTCGACACAGGATTGCACTGGGAATTGCAGCAGGGCTTGAGTATCTTCACATGAGCCACAGCCCACGAATAATTCACAGAGATCTCAAGCCGGCAAATATACTGCTAGATGATGACATGGAAGCTCGAATTGCGGATTTCGGACTTGCAAAAGCAATGCCCGATGCTAATACTCATATCTCAACTTCCAATGTTGCCGGAACTGTTGGTTATATAGCACCGGAATACCACCAAACACTGAAGTTCACAGACAGGTGTGACATCTACAGCTTTGGGGTGATGCTAGGGGTCTTGGTGATGGGAAAGCTCCCATCTGATCAGTTTTTCCAAGAGACAAATGAGATGAGCTTGATTAAATGGATGACGAATGTGATGACATCAGAGAATCCTACACGAGCAATTGACTCGAAGCTTCTGGGAAATGGATTTGAGGACCAAATGCTCTTAGTTCTGAAGATTGCTTGCTTCTGTACACTAGAGGACCCAAAGCAAAGGCCTAACAGCAAGGACATTAGGTGTATGCTGTCTCAGATCAAGCATTAAGTATGCATGTAAGGATAAGCGTCAGGATGTTCAAGAATAATTATGTATGTGACAAACAATGAATGTTTAAGAAGATCAATTATATCTCAATATTGCAGCATGTTGTCTGTCTAGTATGGCATACATTGCACTTGGCTACAAGTATAATTGCTCATAAAGGATCATTTTACCTAATTTCTTTGAAAAGTCTGTATTACTGGTAAGCACTCCATCCAAtgtttccatatttgtttcTAATTAACTGTCTAGTGGAAAAAAACTTTATAACAGACAAGTGGAAAGATTGTAAAACTTTTTATCTCAATTAACTGATCAGAAGGTTCacttgatgaaaaagaaaaagccctGATGATTAAGTTGAGGAAAAGGCCTAATGATTAAGCATGTTCCGGTTATGCATACTTCTAAAAAATGCAAACCAGGAAATTTAcccatttttcaaattcctcaTAGTTTAGACACAGGACCTAATAATTCAATTACAAACTTCTCCATTCATTAGTAATACACTCTGTTTCTAAGTAATACAGTTATTTTAAGGATCATGAAAGACATCTTAAATTCCTAAATTACATAGCCTTGAGGGTCATTTACAGAAATGAATTTCTATTGCAAATTCATTTTATACAAGGGATCATAAAAACAATGAGATGCACTACTAGCTTTATCAAGATGAATGGCAACAACTCAGTATCTCAATGGCAGGCCACTTCTGTCACCACTTTCACTGGCATACTGATCAAATAATCCAGTATATGAAAGAAGACATCAAAATTCTTCACCTCTGTTGCTGTTAAACAATTAttcgaaaaaataaaagcagCATATTCAATCTCGATCATGATAAGAAAACGATCACACAAGGACATTGCTCATGGGGAGAGATAATCCAGTGCAAAATTTTACAGCCTTGAGACTAAACTCATTAGTTATATCGGCTATACAAATATCATGAATTTTAAATAAAGCTTTTTTCTATTACTGCTCAGCGAGGTAAACCTCCAGGAAGATTTGAAAGCTGTTAGTCGTATTTTCTATGCAAGTAAGCATCAACTGTAAGTCTTTGGAAATTAGTAGATCATTTATAATATCCACAGCAACCATGTGGTCTCAACTTTCGATTTCAGTTCATGCTGATATTTCCTCTCTTCTTTCATGTGGACTGAGTTCTACATTGAGACATTTTTAGGTAATGAAGTTTCAGTTTCTATTTGTGCTTTCAACAAACAGTAGTAAAAGAGCTCAATCAATCAATGAAAGCGATCCATATGGAACTATGGAAGCATGATTATCTCCAAGAAACCACCCAAAGAGAAGCTTGCTACCATACTGTATAGAGATACATGGTTTTAAACCAAGCTCAATTTGAGTGGTACCAGTAAAATTCTAACAGCATTTTGTTGGTATCGAAACTGCATTTATTATGGTGCAGTAGTCATATTAATTTGCTACAATGCAATTCATGGACAGTGGGGAACAATCCTACCTTTTAGATGGAAGATCAAAGATTCAAATACGTGGAGTGTGGACATAAGACCAACGGAAGCAGTACAAAAATGAATCATTGTGGACTAGAATTATATCGGGTTGATCTGCAAAGTTGTCCAACTCATGCAACAGACAGTGCATTCGGTGCTCTATTTAACACAAACATTACATTGTACTACTACTCCCAAGTTGCATTGCCTTTTACAAGaaatcaaaaaaacaaaacaaaacaaagttaTAATCTCCAATATCTGCGCAGGTAAGAGAGCAGAAACTGCATTTATTATGGTGCAGTAGTCATATTAATTTGCTACAATGCAATTCATGGACAGTGGGGAACAATCCTACCTTTTAGATGGAAGATCAAAGATTCAAATGCGTGGAGTGTGGACATAAGACCAACGGAAGCAGTACAAAAATGAATCATTGTGGAGTAGAATTATATCGGGTTGATCTGCAAAGTTGTCCAACTCATGCAACAGAGTGCATTCGGTGCTCTATTTAACACAAACATTACATTGTACTACTACTCCCAAGTTGCATTGCCTTTTACAAGAAatcagaaaaacaaaacaaaacaaagtaataatcTCCAATATCTGAGCAGGTAAGAGAGCAGCTGAAGAGACTAAGACCCAAAAAATGCATTTCCCATGATACCTTAAAAATCCAAAAGTAACTGAGGGAGAATCCTCTCCAAGTGAGTTGCTTCAATTTTACTAACACCCTCTGCTTCAGCAATCGTAGCAGCACGCTGCACCGCCTCTGCATCAAGGTAAAGTCTTCATCAGTAGTGTTCTAAAATTGAAATGCCAACTTAGCCACATCTATGGCCTAAACTAAGTGTTAAGATCTCATTTTAGTTTGGTGAACCTGTGATAAAGATTCGGAGAAGTTCACAGCTCAGCTTGAGTGCATTTGCATTAGCTGCATCAAGAAAGTTGAATACAAAAGAATGACATTTAAAATGATTTGGTAACCATTAAACCTACACGAATgccaatcaaacaaaaatatctatCCATTATAAACACAAGAACCCATCAATAGGATACCATATGTCGGCCGATTTTTTTTGGATGCTCCTGCACCAACCTGCACCAACCAAACAGACAACTCCACAGTTCAGCAGCATATAACGGCATCACCGCAAGAACATAGCTCATAAAAAAGATAGCAAAAGCTTTATGGTAACgccatttttttctaaaaacaccaaaataacAAGTTATTAAGATTTGAGTTATTAGCTACCATTATGACACAATTATCAACCTGACTCCTTACCCCCAACCAATCCGTTCGGCCTCAGCACAATTTTTCCTCTCATTATAACATGTAcaaatttttccaaaataaaaaaccgTCGAATGAAATTTAACACTGAGAGGCGGCAAGATTTTTAACCCAACGACTTTCATAAGAAGATATTGAACAACGCGAGAAAATTCAATTCTAGTATTCAAGTGCGAAACTTCAATGGCAAACGGAATCACTACAAATCCCCAAATGAAATGTAAAGAAAGTACAAAGCGAATAATAATACCTGGATATCCAAAGCATCAGCGCCTTCGTTCCTTTCTCGCTCTGCAAATGGATGCGAATttcaaactaaaatttgaaatgagtGTAGacaaagagatagagagagatagagatagagtaTCAAACCGAGGGCTCTTCTGTTCCACACGAGCTTAAAAATGGCATGAATGAGGTCCTGTACGCATATCAAATTTATTAAACGAACAAAGTGTCAGACGCACAGTTCTGAACAGAAATCCAAACATATGGAAATGAAATAACAACTTTAGCATTTGAGACTTTACTGGATCGAAGGTGTCGGCGTCCTCCATTAGAAGCGAgcacgatgagagagagagagagagagagagagaggcaaattTGAAACCCACCCCACTCGAATTTTTCCAATAAAAGAGCCTGCTTCTCGTTTCGGTTTCGGTTTCGGCCGCGCTCagatacatattttataaaaatatccgaCAAAAGGAATGTAAGCCAGCCCCTATAGCTCAGTGGTAGAGCGTCAGTCTTGTAAACTGAAGGTCTGTAGTTCGATCCTGCATGGGggcatttttctctctctctctctctttttgtatCTAATTTCTTCTCCCAAAAAAATGGCAATTCTTCCTCAATTTTCCAATAGGGGTTTTGct includes:
- the LOC121236937 gene encoding protein MHF2 homolog codes for the protein MEDADTFDPDLIHAIFKLVWNRRALERERNEGADALDIQVGAGASKKNRPTYANANALKLSCELLRIFITEAVQRAATIAEAEGVSKIEATHLERILPQLLLDF
- the LOC121236935 gene encoding leucine-rich repeat receptor-like serine/threonine/tyrosine-protein kinase SOBIR1, whose product is MATGGSKAQISVLTLFSFFLLAHSRLTLNPSDLKALSILRTDLGLNSQHYLSAKPCKLPGVFCERLSNNSIHELRITRLVFESQHLAGFLSPAIGSLSELKELSLPHNQLVDQMPSQLVDCRKLEILNLQNNRFSGEIPSELSSLLRLQALNLASNKFSGDLSFLKYFPNLENLSLADNLFTGKIPASVRSFRNLRFLNFSGNPLLEGSAPLMNQLEYSASDVPKRYILAENSTGKSNTTSAVAPSASTAATFGGPAPSPAVPTHKRKKDKRKLSGWIFGFLAGALVGSISGFAFSLLFKLILASVRSKGKEQSPSIFSPLIKKAEDLAFLEKEDGLASLEIIGRGGCGEVYKAELPGSDGKMIAIKKITQPPKDAAELTEEDSKLLNKKMRQIRSEINTVGQIRHRNLLPLLAHLSRPDCHLLVYEHMKNGSLQDMLNDVSRGIKELDWLARHRIALGIAAGLEYLHMSHSPRIIHRDLKPANILLDDDMEARIADFGLAKAMPDANTHISTSNVAGTVGYIAPEYHQTLKFTDRCDIYSFGVMLGVLVMGKLPSDQFFQETNEMSLIKWMTNVMTSENPTRAIDSKLLGNGFEDQMLLVLKIACFCTLEDPKQRPNSKDIRCMLSQIKH